A region of Osmerus eperlanus chromosome 9, fOsmEpe2.1, whole genome shotgun sequence DNA encodes the following proteins:
- the ptpn21 gene encoding LOW QUALITY PROTEIN: tyrosine-protein phosphatase non-receptor type 21 (The sequence of the model RefSeq protein was modified relative to this genomic sequence to represent the inferred CDS: inserted 1 base in 1 codon) translates to MPLPFGLKLKRTRRYTVSSKSCLVTRIQLLNGEFVEFTLSVESTGQECLEAVAQRLELREITFFSLWYFNKQNQQRWIDLEKPLKKQLDKYGLEPTVYLGVVFYVPSASQLQQEITRYQYYLQLKKDVLEGRIPCSIEQAIRLAGLAVQADFGDFNRYESQDFLQKFVLFPIGWIQDERVLEEATQKVALLYQNYRGLPAPEAEMLYMLEVEKMEGYGQESYQAKDSQGTDILLGACLDGIFVKHKNGRPPLVFRWNEINNMTHNKSFFXLELANKEESVQFQTEDMETSKYVCRMCLARHKFYKINKSSLQTQPTAVNPVRRRSSTRLSLPKPQAYMMPPPQMHYNGHFTEPYTSSQDNLYINNQNGYYYHSQTSLDRSPLEYGGGGRLRNGSVYSAHSTSSLTNPQHYLQPSPMSSNPSITGSDVTRPDYVPTHRHSALIPPSYRATPDYETVMRQKTRGGGGGGGGGGMVLTQEHRQSHSMRNLNIGNSYAYSRPDPLVYSQPEIRGEHGGGAHHHYPFHLNSSFHSPSPYPHPSERRPVVGAVSVPELTNVQLQQAQDYPAPNIMRTQVYRPPPPYPYGAHPRPANSTPDLSRHLYVSSSNPDLIITRRVHHSVQTFQEDSLPVAHSLQEVSEPLFLAAPPHRHPHLSQKRNSIEIAGLAYSLEGMRVKERTVSASAAETASTPPPAQRGPSQGSQLNVFLERTKSEDGGEGKEDVRYGHKKSLSDATMLVHSSGEEEEFEDDGGRHTPRSQDALGGVSHPDPQQHHLVSLAQIPLEPPPAYPTGSSLDPALTGPLAYQTHPLIPEAEAMYLPRQQQPRMMPSVSEGDLSSQAKYNKTKKRPVSDVPAAKKTVEGLPPPGMKKGSRAEVKKMGPLKVAALNGLTPSRLPLHDQGKDEPELASNDERCKVLEQRLEQGMVFTEYEQIPKRRPNGDCNIALLPESGERNRFQDVLPYDDTRVELVPTKENNTGYINASHVRITVGGDEWSYIASQGPLSNTCQDFWQMVWEQGVAIIAMVTAEEEGGREKSFRYWPRLGSRHNTVTYGRFKITTRFRTDSGCYATTGLKIKHLLTGQERTVWHLQYTDWPDHGCPEDFKGFLTYLEEIQSVRRHTNSTSEAKNTTLPVLVHCSAGVGRTGVVILSEIMIACLEHNEMLDVPTALNMLRQQRMMMVQTISQYTFIYKVLIQFLRNSRLI, encoded by the exons ATGCCCTTGCCGTTTGGCCTAAAACTCAAAAGAACTCGAAGGTACACAGTCTCCAGCAAGAGCTGTCTGGTCACCCGCATTCAGCTGCTCAATGGCGAGTTTGTTGAGTTTACTCTTTCTGTGGAAAGCACCGGTCAGGAATGTCTGGAGGCAGTTGCCCAGAGACTTGAGTTACGGGAG ataacATTCTTCAGCCTCTGGTACTTCAACAAGCAGAACCAGCAGCGATGGATCGACCTGGAGAAGCCCCTGAAGAAGCAGCTGGACAAGTACGGCCTGGAGCCCACCGTGTACCTGGGGGTGGTGTTCTACGTGCCCAGCGCGTCCCAGCTGCAGCAGGAGATCACCAG atATCAGTATTACCTACAACTAAAGAAAGATGTTTTGGAAGGCAGAATCCCATGCTCTATAGAACAGGCTATCCGATTGGCTGGCCTGGCAGTGCAAG CTGACTTTGGAGACTTTAATCGATACGAGTCTCAGGACTTCCTCCAGAAGTTTGTTCTGTTCCCCATT GGTTGGATCCAGGATGAGAGAGTCCTGGAGGAGGCCACTCAGAAGGTGGCTCTGCTCTACCAGAACTACAG GGGGCTGCCCGCTCCAGAGGCCGAGATGCTATACATgttggaggtggagaagatggagggctATGGGCAGGAGAGCTACCAAGCCAAG GACAGCCAAGGCACCGACATCCTCCTGGGAGCATGTCTGGACGGCATCTTCGTCAAGCACAAGAACGGCCGCCCCCCCCTCGTCTTCAG GTGGAATGAGATTAACAACATGACTCACAACAAGTCCTTCT GCCTGGAGCTGGCGAACAAAGAGGAGAGCGTACAGTTCCAGACG GAAGACATGGAAACCTCCAAATATGTGTGCCGGATGTGTCTGGCCCGGCACAAGTTTTATAAGATTAACAAGAGCAGCCT CCAAACCCAACCCACAGCCGTGAACCCAGTCAGACGAAGGTCCTCCACCCGATTGTCTCTG CCAAAGCCCCAGGCCTACATGATGCCCCCGCCCCAGATGCACTACAACGGCCACTTCACCGAGCCCTACACGTCCTCGCAAG ACAACCTGTACATCAACAACCAGAACGGCTACTACTACCACTCCCAGACGAGCCTGGACCGCTCCCCGCTGGAGTACGGCGGCGGCGGGCGCCTGCGCAACGGCAGCGTGTACAGCGCCCACAGCACCAGCTCGCTCACCAACCCCCAGCACTACCTGCAGCCCTCGCCCatgtcctccaacccctccatcACGGGCAGCGACGTCACGCGGCCCGACTACGTCCCCACCCACCGCCACAGCGCCCTCATCCCGCCGTCCTACCGGGCCACGCCCGACTACGAGACGGTGATGAGGCAGAAGACCCGCGGCggcggcgggggaggaggaggaggggggatggttCTGACCCAGGAGCACCGGCAGAGCCACTCCATGCGGAACCTGAACATCGGGAACTCGTACGCCTACAGCCGGCCCGACCCCCTGGTGTACAGCCAGCCGGAGATCCGCGGGGAGCACGGGGGCGGCGCCCACCACCACTACCCCTTCCACCTGAACTCCAGCTTCCACAGCCCCTCGCCGTACCCCCACCCCAGCGAGAGGAGGCCCGTGGTGGGCGCCGTCAGCGTGCCCGAGCTCACCAACGTCCAGCTGCAGCAGGCCCAGGACTACCCGGCGCCCAACATCATGAGGACCCAGGTGTACCGCCCGCCGCCACCCTACCCGTACGGCGCCCACCCGCGGCCCGCCAACAGCACGCCCGACCTGTCCCGCCACCTGTACGTGAGCAGCAGCAACCCGGACCTGATCATCACCCGCCGGGTCCACCACTCGGTCCAGACCTTCCAGGAAGACAGCCTCCCCGTGGCCCACTCCCTCCAGGAGGTGTCGGAGCCCCTGTTCCTGGCCGCACCCCCCCACCgacacccccacctctcccagaAACGCAACTCCATCGAGATCGCTGGCCTGGCCTACAGCCTGGAGGGCatgagggtgaaggagaggaccgTCTCGGCCTCGGCTGCCGAGACggcctccactcccccccccgcccagcgTGGCCCCTCCCAGGGCTCGCAGCTCAACGTGTTCCTGGAGCGTACCAAGTCGGAGGACggcggggaggggaaggaggacgtGCGCTACGGCCACAAAAAGTCTCTGTCGGACGCCACCATGCTGGTGCACAGCagcggcgaggaggaggagttcgAGGACGATGGCGGGCGCCACACGCCCCGGTCCCAGGACGCCTTGGGGGGCGTGTCTCATCCTGACCCCCAGCAACACCACCTGGTCTCCCTGGCTCAGATCCCCTTGGAGCCGCCGCCCGCCTACCCCACGGGCTCCTCCCTCGACCCCGCCCTGACCGGGCCGCTGGCCTATCAGACGCACCCGCTGATCCCCGAGGCGGAGGCGATGTACCTGCCCCGTCAGCAGCAGCCCAGGATGATGCCCTCGGTGTCGGAGGGAGACCTGAGCAGCCAGGCCAAATACAACAAGACCAAGAAGAGGCCCGTGTCCGACGTACCTGCCGCCAAGAAGACTGTGGAAGGCCTGCCTCCTCCA GGTATGAAGAAGGGCTCGCGGGCCGAGGTGAAGAAGATGGGCCCCCTGAAGGTGGCGGCCCTCAACGGCCTGACCCCGTCCAGGCTGCCGCTGCACGACCAGGGCAAGGACGAGCCCGAGCTGGCCTCCAACGACGAGAGG TGTAAGGTTCTAGAACAGCGTCTAGAGCAGGGCATGGTGTTTACAGAGTACGAGCAGATTCCTAAGCGGCGGCCCAACGGGGACTGCAACATCGCCCTGCTGCCCGAGAGCGGCGAGCGCAACCGCTTCCAGGACGTGCTGCCCTACGACGACACGCGCGTGGAGCTGGTGCCCACCAAGGAGAACAACACGGGCTACATCAACGCCTCGCACGTCCGG ATAACGGTGGGCGGAGACGAGTGGAGCTACATCGCCTCGCAGGGCCCGCTCTCCAACACCTGCCAGGACTTCTGGCAAATGGTGTGGGAGCAGGGCGTCGCCATCATAGCCATGGTCACCGCCGAAGAG GAGGGCGGCCGGGAGAAGAGCTTCCGCTACTGGCCGCGCCTGGGCTCGCGCCACAACACGGTGACGTACGGCCGCTTCAAGATCACCACGCGCTTCCGCACGGACTCGGGCTGCTACGCCACCACGGGCCTGAAGATCAAGCACCTGCTGACGGGCCAGGAGAGGACGGTGTGGCACCTGCAGTACACGGACTGGCCCGACCACGGCTGCCCCGAGGACTTCAAAGGCTTCCTCA CGTACCTGGAGGAGATCCAGTCTGTGAGGAGACACACCAACAGCACCAGCGAGGCCAAGAACACCACCCTGCCTGTGCTGGTCCACTGCAGCGCCGGCGTGGGCCGCACCGGGGTGGTCATCCTGTCTGAGATCATGATCGCCTGCCTGGAACACAACGAG ATGCTTGACGTCCCGACCGCCCTCAACATGCTCCGGCAgcagaggatgatgatggtgcaGACCATCTCTCAATACACCTTCATCTACAAAGTACTCATCCAGTTCCTACGCAACTCCCGGCTCATCTGA
- the fam98b gene encoding protein FAM98B: MECDILDALDQIGYDGPLLEEEALVKAAEAGLASAKYVNLCRWLVFQLKPLCDLEEVISSSPEDSDSLQFEISGLLKELNCPYQSLVSGILQSGLHNKKDSLKLLLFLSSELQAAQIVRSTLSRDEEHEDEGSPELKHLQAICETLNIPEPRQPDTAVLFSEIEKKINTVLQKLPKEHVGEPAMKTSLSSEQWERLEDVNKALSSEYECRRRMLIKRLDVTVQSFGWSERAKERVDSMARAYQPKRHTLALVPSVGMADLLAAREDICNLVKTSSGSSREGTACAVNKILMGRVPDRGGRPSEMNAPRPEMPPWQKRQDGGGGWGGRGGGGWGGSKGGWGQGGNQSGHGGKRGRYKY; the protein is encoded by the exons ATGGAATGTGATATTTTGGATGCGTTGGATCAAATCGG CTATGACGGAccactgctggaggaggaggctctGGTTAAAGCAGCGGAAGCTGGActggcgtctgctaaatatgtGAACTTGTGTAGATGGCTAGTTTTCCAACTGAAACCGTTATGCGACCTCGAAGAAGTCATATCGTCTTCGCCAG AGGATTCGGATAGCCTGCAGTTTGAAATCAGTGGTTTGCTGAAGGAGTTGAACTGTCCCTATCAAAGTTTGGTCTCAGGGATCCTCCAAAGTGGTCTCCACAATAAGAAGGACTCTCTGAAGCTTTTAC TGTTTCTGAGCTCGGAGCTGCAGGCTGCACAGATAGTGAGGAGCACACTCTCCAGAGATGAAGAGCATGAGGATGAAGGGAGTCCAGAACTGAAACACCTTCAGGCCATCTGTGAAACTCTAAACATCCCAGAGCCAAGACAACCAGACACAGCAGTGCTATTCTCCGAAATTGAGAAAAAG ATAAACACAGTATTGCAAAAGCTTCCCAAGGAGCATGTAGGAGAGCCGGCTATGAAGACTTCCCTCAGCAGTGAACAGTGG gagaggctggaggacgtCAACAAGGCCCTGTCCTCGGAGTACGAGTGTCGCCGGAGGATGCTGATCAAGCGTCTGGATGTGACTGTGCAATCCTTTGGATGGTCCGAGAGAGCCAAG GAGCGGGTGGACAGCATGGCCAGAGCGTACCAGCCTAAGAGACACACCCTGGCATTGGTGCCGTCGGTGGGCATGGCGGACCTGCTGGCTGCCAGGGAGGACATCTGTAACTTGGTGAAGACCAGCAGTGGCTCCAGCAGGGAGGGAACAGCCTGCGCTGTCAACAAG ATCCTGATGGGGAGAGTTCCAGACCGAGGAGGCAGGCCCTCTGAGATGAATGCCCCCCGTCCCGAAATGCCTCCATGGCAGAAGAGGCaggatggtggagggggctggggcggtcgaggtggaggaggttggggagggagcaagggagggTGGGGACAAGGAGGAAACCAGAGTGGACATGGAGGAAAGCGTGGACGTTACAAATACTAA